aatgtacagtaatacagggaagggaggggggcccactgaccaccaatgaatgtacagtaatacagggaagggagggggggcccactgaccaccaatgtacagtaatacagggaagggagggggggcccactgaccaccaatgaatgtacagtaatacaggggagggaggggggggggcccactggccaccaatgaattcaaaactggggagggaggggggtgtgccccctcctgcctggcagcacctgatctcttacagggggctatgatacgctcaattaacccctcaggtgaggggttaattgtgcggatcacagccccctgtaagagatcgggtgctgccaggcagcagggggcagtcatgtacacagttcgtagtatattctaacttgaagcgtccccatcactatgggaacgcctctgtgttagaatatactgtcagatctgagttttcacgatccgtctgtttgaaagtagcctacggccacggatcacggacacggatgccaatcttgtgtgcatccgtgttttttcacggacccattgacttgaatgggtccgtgaaccgttgtccgtcaaaaaaataggacaggtcatatttttttgatggacaggaaacacggatcacgaccgcggatgaacaacggtgcattttccgagttttcaacggacccattgaaagtcaatgggtccgcagaaaatcacggaaaacggaaacaacggccacggatgcacagaacggtcgtgtgcatgaggccttatacagtgaACAGTTTAGTAAGGCTCGcgctttgggcggatccgtcatggatctgcaaaaaggatccgttacaataccgcatgcatccgtcatgaacggatccgtttgtattatctgtaacatagccaagacagatccatcatgaactccattgaaagtcaacgggacacggattcgtccccattgacttacattgtgtgccacgacagatccgtttggctcagattcgtcaagcggacagcaaaatgctgcaggcagcgttttagtgtccgcctccagagcagaataaaGACTGATTGGAgataaactgatgcattctgagcggatccttttccattcagaatgcattagagcaaaactgatccgttttggaccgcttgtgagagcccatgacgaatctcacaaacggaaagccaaaacgcaagtgtgaaagtagcttaagttaTAGattaaatgatctccaaaaggcctgAAGTTAAAGATGAAACCCACTTTTCAACAATTTAAGCAATATCAGTATATTATTTTGGTTTgtgtacaattttagagtgaaaaatagaaaggagtaccttgcaaaagtatggcAGCACAAGAGATTTGAGCGCTTAGATCCCTTTCACCaaggtctcagaccttaaatagcctgttagtGCTAATGTTAGTTCATAATCATTGTTAGGAAGGCCTggtgatgcaaatttcaaagctttagAAACACCCAGCTTCCTCTAAACTTGTCtcaaaaaacagcagccatgggttcCTCTAAGCAGCTGCCTGAAAATGAAAGTGGTTGAGGTCCACAAAGCAGAAGAAGGCTAAAAGAATATAGGATTTTAAGGTtgccattttctcagtttaaaatgtaattaaaaatggcagttaacaggaacagtTGAGGTCAAGAGAAGGGATGGAAGACCAAGAAATAATTCATACACAGCAACTTGTAAGATTGCTAGAAAAGCAaatcagacccccctccctcccccttgacTGCAAAAGACGTTCAGGAggatttagcagactctggagttgtggtacattgttctactctTCAAAGACACCtacacaaatatggccttcatgccagagtcatcagaaaaaaaaacccacatctaaacaagcctgataCATTTTGGAAAGTCCTGTGGAACAATGAGGTTCAAATAGAACTCTTTGACCACAATGAacaaaggtatgtttggagaaatGTTCATGAAAAGAAgacctctccaaccattaagcatgaGGGTGGATCAATCATACTTTGGGGTtatgttgcagccaatggcataAGGAACATTTCATGGACAGAGGGAAGAATAGATtaaatgaaattccagcaaattctggaagcacaCTCTTTTcagctgaagttgaaaagaggatggcttctacaaatggataatgatcctaaacacacttCAAAGTCCAtaatagactacctcaaaaggcgcaagctgaaggttttaccatggccctcacagtaccTTGATTGAACAACATTGAAAATCTGTGTATAGACCTCAAAAGTGCAGTGCATGCAAGacagcccaggaatctcacagaactggaagaccttTGCAAGGTAGAATGGATGAAAAtgttgaaagactcttggctggctataaaaagcgtttacaagctgtgatactttccaaatggggtgctactaggtactaccAATGCTTCGGGCTCTTttcctttttgttattttgaaaatgttaaagattaaaaatgaaaaatttttgggggattaaaatacaaagggaatgtgtgtcatctttatgccttttggatataatttcatcttcaacttcaaCAGTAATTATTTTGACCAGGGATGCACAAACTTTTCCATGCCACTGTGTGTCTATCTATCtggataaatctgcagcatgtcaatttacacTGAATATTTTATTGCGGATTTCATCCTTTCCAATGCAAAGAACGAAACGTTACATTTTTGTCTGCTGCAGATTACAAGCAGAAATGCTGCATGTTTTCTGCAGCAGAAAATCCACAGCTAATCAGTCATTTGTGAACCTGACATTAATCCATATACAAATGAGCAATTAAGTCCACTGAAGGAAGGTTCAAGCCactttgtgcacccttgctccaacGCCACCCCCTCCCTCAccttcctgattgacagggccaggtgagatAACAATGCAGGAACCTGGCTCTATCAAACAAGAAGAGGGAGGGACTGACAGAATGCAGGAAGAGCAAGGTGCACCAAGTGTCTCTGGCCACCTTTAGTGCATTtaactgcttatttgcatatggattaaaagtaccttTTCTCTAGAATGAAGCCACGGTAGAGTAGAAGTACCATTTCATTTggttgagctagccctacaaggcattggggAGATCTATGAAGGCTTTTCCACCACATTTgttgtataaaaatattaaaaactatGGCCTGAAATACAGTCTAGTGTTGAAATAATTATTTTAAATGAATAATTAATATGTAAATAATAACAATTGCATGCACTTATGTCTAGCTTATAAAGCCATACATATGagatagctgctggtgacagctatTTCCACCTTTCTAATCAGACATGTGCATGTTTCTGGTGGAGTTGGGTGAAATACTTTAATTGTTTGCTGAAAGAATTGGAACGTCTCATACACATTAGTTTGCCAATCCTACCTAAACTGGGATAAGACATACCAGCTTCAGAGAAGCTGTCTGATGGCATATTCTGTAACTATTATACCTACCGGTAAGTGGTTTTATACAATTATTTAGGCTGAATAAAAGCATCTTTACACAAGGCAGCTCAGCCCCTCATTCCCATCTGGGAAAATGTTAGCTGCACTTTCATGCAGCAACCACTTCCGCTGTATGGAAGTGGTTGCTGCATGAAAGTCGGTATCGGTAGGTATAATAGTTACAGAATATGCCATCAGACAGCTTCTCTGAAGCTGGTATGTCTTATCCCAGTTTAGGTAGGATTGGCAAACTAATGTGTATGAGACGTTCCAATTCTTTCAGCAAACAATTAAAGTATTTCACCCAACTTTGTGTGAAATATGCAGAAATATTGTTTCTGCGTAGTAGACCCCTGTTTATATAGGATGAGCTGCTATTCAATTTTTGGTGCCACATCAACATCCTTTCCCCAAATTAATGAGTGTTTGCTTGTCCATAGGGTGATCTCTGGCATTTACACTGGCCAATATTTGGGATCAAACGTTGTATGAACGTTCATTTCTAATTATCAACCTGATAATTTGCCCGTGTAAAAGGGACTTGGTGTTAACGTTGTGAAAAGTGTGTATAAccacctaaggctgggttcacatctgtgttgtgaaCTCCGGCCATCTGTTCCGATGtaggaacagactgccagagttcaccgtatctggcatagccagatACCACCGGGCACCGTcagatccccattcactgtaatgggatctgGCGGTAATCAGGCCACTTACCCGACATTTGTTTGTCCTGCTAAAAGCCGGCATGTACGGTGGAACCCGGCCTAACAAAACAGAGAAGACCTACGCAGTGAGCCCTTAGACAGCTTCTCTGAACAAGGGATAGAACCGTCTGAATTATATGTGTGAAAACAAGCAGCTATAGAAGATAAATGGTCCTATATTTCTAATAAAAACTAGTTAAGAAAATGATTTTTAGTCCATAATAGGTTCCATAAAAACAAAATAGGATCCCAATGATGTACACAGCCTTTACATTTAGGTCAGGTAGTCAAGTCACAAATTTGATGATgtgattagagttgagtgaaGCGCGCTTTGGATTAAGCCGACTGATCCGACTAGTACCTCAGAACCGAAGTCGGTTTCAAGTttaaaagtggttttccactttaaaaatcaactaccgaagttattcaacaaagttacacgcgactttgtgaataactgacttcggctcatcggagcccacacATTTTAGTATTATTTCGAAGTTTTGAACTAAGCAACTTCGGattaagcatccgaagctcgcttctccCATCTCTAGATATGATTTTGCAGAGACAGATATTAGATAGTTAAAAAAGATAGGTTAAATAGAAAATGTGTAaaacttttgtattttttgatTGCCTGTGAAAGTGAAACTTTTGAACTGAAATGTCATCTTGTTATTACAGGCATGCTAGTGTGAAAATGGGTGACTGGAACTTGTTAGGAAGCATACTGGAAGAAGTTCATATCCATTCAACTATAGTGGGGAAAATATGGCTCACCATCCTCTTCATATTTAGAATGTTGGTGCTTGGAGTGGCTGCTGAAGACGTCTGGGATGACGAGCAGGAGGAATTTATATGTAACACAGAACAACCAGGCTGCAGGAATGTTTGTTATGACCAAGCATTTCCTATCTCACTTATTCGGTACTGGGTATTACAAATAATATTTGTATCCTCTCCATCTCTTGTATACATGGGGCATGCACTTTACCGACTGAGAGCTCTGGAAAAGGAGAGGCAAAGGAAAAAAGCACAGCTCAGGGCAGAGCTGGAACAGTTGGAAGCTGTTATTGATGAACAAAGAAGACTTGAGAAAGAGCTAAGAAAGCTAGAGGAGCAAAAGAAAGTAAACAAGGCTCCACTTAGAGGTTCTCTTTTACGGACATATGTGCTGCATATCCTAACCAGATCTGTGGTAGAAGTTGGCTTTATGGTGGGCCAGTATTTTCTGTATGGATTTGATGTTAATCCATTGTATAAATGTTCACGTTTCCCTTGTCCAAATATAGTAGATTGCTTTGTGTCTAGACCAACAGAAAAGACTATCTTTATGGTGTTTATGCACAGTATAGCAGCTGTGTCACTGTTTTTGAATATTTTAGAAATTTTCCATTTAGGTATAAAGAAAATCAGACAAGGACTTTATGGGAAGCACATGGCTGATGTGACAGAGGATGAAATAAGCATTTGTAAATCTAAAAAGAACTCAGCGCAGCCAGTTTGTATACTAAGCAATTCTTCCCCAAACAAGATTATTCCTTTGTCTTCAGGTGGTTACAAATTAATAACTGACCAGCAAATGGACTCAGTTGGATTACCAGCTTATCTTCCACCAGCACCTGGATTTAAGGAAGTACAAATAATAAGAGACCAAAATCAGTTTAGTGATGTTATGGCTACTGAGAAGCATAGAAGGAGTGTGGATCAGTTTACCACAGATCAACATAGTGGACAGCTTAATATGAATTGCAAGCAAGAGTCTCATTATGTAGAACGCCAGAGGATGGGTAATCACACGGACCAATACCATGTACAAAGTCTAAGCAGAAACCCCCTTGATCAACACATAGGGGAGTGTAGAGAAGAACCCTACAACTCTTCCCTGCAGAAGCGGAATCTCTCATCTAGCAGTGAGGATTCAAACAAGAAATCTAAGCGTAACAGTTGTCTTGGGTCCAAGAGCTGCCTTAAAAGCCATCAGTCTTTAGATCAAGCAAAGCAGAGTAAAGTGCATCCCCTCAGATCATGCCTACATTCAAGCCATATGGAACTACCATCAGCAATACGCAAATATAGCAGAGTCAGTAGCTGCAAGGACTTTGCCGAAGATCGAAGTGACTCTGCAGATAGTGGACATCGCAAAGTTAGCTCCACTTCCAGGGGGTTCTCAGAGAGCAGACTGGCCAGTGACCCAGATAGTTCTGATTCAAGGAATGGTTCAGGATCTGAATCAAGAAGACGAGAGGAAAGCACCAGCGTTACACCTCCTCCCCCATCTGGGCGCAGAATGTCAATGGCAAGTAGAGGCAGACTATCAAAGGCTTATCCTCTTTACAGGCTGTTGGTCTAGTCTTTGGTCTACAATTGTACTATTCTGTACATAAATTCCCAACATTTGGTATAAATACTTGGAATTACTGTAGATCACAAGAAGATCTAGTGGTAAGGAGCAACTGTGTGAGTTTCATTCAGGCATAATTATTTAGTGTGCTTAAGATTATGTAGGTTCTTCCCATATATGAAGAAGTAACATTGTTCAAAAAACACAGAATGACCCCTCTACTACTACCTACCACCTCTAAAGTTTGTATTCTATTACAGCTGATtataaaacagaaaaatagaTTCTAATTTCTTTCTACAGTCAAAATGCAAACTATAAGGGCATAAGGGTAAAAGAAACACAATAACACGTTTGAATAGACACAGTTGAATTCATTGAACTCCTTGTTCATTAAGATAAGTTTTATACACAACTTTAAAGGTTTTCGCCCATCTCATATGCTCAAAGCACATTGCTCGGATTTGCCCctgatgtcagataggtgcagttcCCCCCCTCTGGGATCTGCAtctatctctagaatggagccaacaaagtgaaggagagtggacCGCGCACTCGCAGCCATCCTCTATTAACTTCTATGAAActgacgaaaatagccgagcactggctattTCAGTCAGCCCCACTAAAGTGAATGGagcgtggctgtgcttgcactgtgtgcttcccattcatttctagcgCTGCTCAGCAGTCccctagaaatgaatagagggcagtCGCACATGTGCtgtctgctctccttcactttgcaggctccgttctagagataggtgtgatATGTCCCTAATGTATAAGATGGACCAACCTCTTTAAGTCTACATCTGTGCTGTGCACTCTGGAAGGCATGAAAACAACATTTTAAATAGATCTGGAGCCATACAGCAGCAGTATATCGGCAGGCTGGTCATACAGGAGATATctgttgggcgaatattcattttACCAACAGACAGCTGTAATACCTCCCATCCCTTcccaagtgtgcatgtgttcaGAATGGTGAGAGTTGAGTAAGACAGTCCAAGACTCCTCTGGTCTCACCCAACAAAAGCCATGGGTATGTTGACATCCAGTGGTGCACCTAGCCTCTCTGCTACCTGAGACGAAAATTGAAACGTCACGCCGCATGCCAAATTTTTTAACTATCCCCTTTCCTCCAGCTctgctgttaaagacatacttgtaaAACATTACACATAGCGCTatcaaacatacagggtaataaagCACCAcatatgtctcctctgatgtaggtattctctttccttatcttctccatttagaccagacaccatgatgatttctttcagccatctcgtctctgcagagtttgacacacagacatcttggtttcctacttttccatcattctcccaccttcttaacaccccatcctgccacccccaatactgtgctcactgtgttccccaatactatacttgttctgtcttcatacacgttcacacagtgtgcagtctgacattcagcataaaccattcctgtcttccaaataagaggactgttttttGTAGTCTAActcgtttattggtcaacaggttgtactctctgcGCGATGCacatgagtgagagattgtacaagtgtgcgattgattggtaaaacagcATTGTTGATTGGAAAAACAGGATTGTTTAGTAAaacagatatgcttttacaaggatggtggagtttgagaaagagacatgcataggacagctctgtactgtgtcctggagactactctttcccagaatgctttTCACTctcacaatgctttgcaccacctacaatgcagcagtctttgtaacataaaaaaaaatggaatacaacttaacaccgctagatggtgctataaccacattaaACACTTGAGAAATACTAAGACACTGGCAGAATGAACTGGAATCATTTtccctaaccctgctgggcagaacaatactgcagaaacagatatcccccttgaaaatactagtaccacacctcTTTCAATAATCATTGGCATACAGTTCtccaaaaaataactgtgcccagcaattAGTGCTCCTGACACTAATAGTACTGTAAACATAGTGTAccctaaaataattgtgctaagctgatactgtgccagggtgcccctgatagtaataatgctcccaaaaTTCCAACCAATAGAAATAATACTCTTCCAGAATGCCCTTAATGttaaaagtgcccccaatagtaataaagtAATTGTGCCccagaagaataatgccccagcAGTGCCCATACTACTAATAATGTTCTCTATagtaccccagtagtaataaagccccccttataatgtttgcTAGTAGAAAAAataccccccttataatgtatgccagtacaaaTAAATCCCCCTGTATGCCAAAGCAACAATATCCCATTATaacatgtgccagtacaaaaaaaataccccttacaatgtgtgccagtacaaaaaaatgtccccttacaattcgcaccagtacaaaaatccctcttataatgcatgccagtacaaaaatacccttctaatgtgtgccagtacaaaaaaaaaactttcaatgaGTACCAGTAGAAAAGATGTCCACTTAAaaagtgcgccagtacaaaaaatactcccttataatgtgcaccagtagaaaaaatgcccccttataacgtgtgtaagtagaataaaaatgTTCACTTATAATGTGGTCCGgtataaaaaatacccccttataatgtatgccagtacaaaaattggctgttatgtgtgccagtacaaaaatgccccttattacgtgtgccagtataaacaataccccctcataatgtgtgccagtataaacaaAAGCCTCTTATAACGTGtgccgtacaaaaaaaaaaaccctgacaatttgtgccagtacaaaaaatacccttaTCATGTGTACCAGTAAAAAAGTACCCCTTATAATATGTTCCAGTAAATACATAACCCCCTTATAacatgccagtacaaaaaaaattttttagtgccccagcagaaccaacgtcCCTATACTGCCCCcttataatttatgccagtacaaaaaatactgcCTATTGGTAGAACTAATGCCCCTTTTAGTACACCCATAGTGCTCACCCCAGTTATAAATAATGTCCTTCTCGAACAGcatgctgcaaagaaaaaataataaacacaaaTACTTACTCCATAATATACgtactgtacatgaggcattggtaCATGTTTTGAGCCaaatgcataagcccactcaccatgaCAAGGTTGCCTCAATGACTGATTACCTACTAAGTTGGCACAGCACCACTGATGCTACAGCACTGCATCAGCAGGTAGCGGGAACCAGCAGTTCAACAACACCCCTGCTGCTAGACAatgccaccctggcactgggccccaccgagCCACCGAAACAGAACCACAGAAACAATGGCAACCATGCagtaccgcaccatgtgaacagatgtCAAGAGCTTACCTTTCCATGTGCTCTTAGAAACTCTGGtgacatctaatgtgtatggacagtTTAACTCTATCATTACAGGGAAACAGTGTCTACAACTCAATAAAAATTCTAGTTTAGCAAGATATTTCATTTTCATATGATACATTTCACTTCCCTTTGCATTTGCACAGGACTTTCAATTGCGTTTACTTTACTGGGGAAGTTTTCTATTATGCATTCTGTTCACAGTGTATGACACAAACACATGTAATATTTCTAATTAGGGTTACCATCAGGATGGGCTCAGCACAACGTTttagttttgtctccattcattgtcaatggggaaaaatctgaacaaactggaacagagtgcaccagaatgcattccattctcaTGCTGGACACAAAATTGCTGCACAGCGTTTTTGTGTGCAGCATGGGGAACCGAAGAAGCCGGATCCAGCACCAaatagcatgttttttttttttcggacacaaagaaaactgatccagcgtccattgacttacaatggttttagtgccggatccggtttcttaattttcaatataatacaaccggatgagGTTGTTTTGCTGTAGTTTTGAGATCCCATGCTGGAACTCTAAACTggacagcaaaaacgcagatgtgaaagtagccttaattaggtGGCGTTTCCCCCCCCCTCTCGTgcgtcttttttaaaaaaaaacaaatccccCTCTGTAGGGAAAAAACACAACTCCTCCTCTGTAGGGAAAAACACCATGAAGAAACTGTTAGTGGTAAGCCACAATGTATGCAAATACTGCAGGTGCCCAAAAAAAATACCTGAACTTATTCTGCCcgttttttttcttcactgttaaAAAATACGCCAGAGCCAAATTCATGTGTGTAAAGACCCTTACAGAACCTCTATACTGGGAAGTAATAGAGGTAAATTGTGATCATGCTTTTAAAAGCATGCAGGGCTGGGTTCTAGAGATCAGCAGAATCCACTAACCAGAGGGACTTAGCAGCCTACACCACTATGACCCCTTCTTTTGGCACAGTGCTAGTAGCAAGCACATCTGTAACAAGACCTGTGTTGTTAGGACAGTGGAATGATGTAATTGCTAGCAACACAGCCTTAGTGAGTTACTATGCAGTACAAGGATGGCTGAAATGAAGAGGCAGTGGCTATGTGGCTGGTGGACAGAGTTgatcaggcttggactggcccagggGAGAGCAGATGAATCCTCTAAGCCACGTTGGGCACCTAGTCCCCCATCCCCTACTCATGGCACAGCAGACCGACTACACTACATGCAAATAGGCAatgtacagcatctcaaccagccaatgcatgcatataaaaaaaaaaaatgggtagcTTTTTTaacaaactacccagtttattattaaagAAGCATTAGGAGACCAAGATATCTTCTAGAAACAGAGGAAGGCCAGCtagtatcctcttttccccaggaacTACCTTCTAGTCTAGTACTGACAAAAATGTGGCAGTTTTAGGAATTTGTGAATTGAGGGTGTTAATATTTGATGTGGCTGTACAGTGGGCCCTAACCACTCTATTCTGATACTGGCAGTGGCACATATCCTCTGCCCTTGCAGCAGCTCCTACCTACTGGAATTCTTGATCTCACTTCCTGGCTGCGGTCCtgaatttcttttcttttctcaaTTAGAGCTGATGGTGGATCCAGAGATTTCATTGGCAGATCTCCATATCATGGGGTGCAGGCCTCCATCAACCTAAATTTGGCACTTAATGCATGATTGCGCTTCATTGGTCAATAAAATGTAACCTTATCATTACTATACAAAATGGGTGACAGATTTCTTGGGAAGCACTTATATTAAAATTATACTCCAGGGAAAAAGTCATAATTTGTAAAATGGAGCCATTAGGGTCATACAACATACCAGGTCCATAAATTCTTTCTTTTTGGTCACAGAAATGCAAATAGTGTTAACAGTAGGCTTTTTGTCCCCTTTCAGGTAATTCTGCCTATTTTCTAGTCCAAAGGCAGGAAGAATGAGATTATTACAATTACTATGTGCAGAGTGCATTCAGAGGTGGACACGGCTGGAAGGCTGTATGGTGCAGCTTTAGTAAATAGCTGTAGAGCAGGAAGTGATGCCAGAGAAAGGGGCGTGTTATGGCAAATTTGACTGTAAAGCCCAGTAAGTTTTTTGCTTTTGACTGTAGTGTTAAGTACCTCTAATGTGCAGTACATTTTGCAACCATTAAGAATGTAAAATGTTAATTAGTCCATTTGACTAATGACATAAATTTTGATTACAATTCTAAGCTAAAGTACATGGATACAATTGTTCTGACTTGTACATTTCCTGTGCAGGAAAGTATGAATGCCGACATCAGAGGAGACTGTTCTACATTTCACATTTTGGAACCATAAATAGAATCTCAGTAAAACTCTCAAGTAAAAGATTTCAGAATGatttcattgttttatttttttttctgagatTTAAACTTGTTTTTAGTTTAAAAAAGGAACATAGTCCTCTTCAGTGCCTTTATGAAATAGCTACAGAGGAAGCACAAGACTGTGTCTATTTTGCATTGTTTTCAGTAGGAgccataaaatgttatctgattGTGAATGAAGACATATCAAAACTTATCTTATTATCTATTTTTTTCAGAGCATGCTCCTGGAGCTTTCCTCTATCATGAAAAAATAGTGCCTAATGTGGAAGACACTGACTTTTTCACACCAACCACCAGCGAAAATCACTGTTTAGTGGGCCAACCTCGGTCTTCGTTAGTAAATTTCTTAAGTACTGCACTCCATCTGCAGAGATTCGGCTTCACTATTTTGGTCATTAGAACAACAGTATTTTGCACTTGTAAAGAATCAGCAACAAGCAATACTGTATGTAGGTGGAAAATGGACTATAGTCTGTATAGTAAGGGTTTTAGAAAGTGATATACTGGGAATTCTAATCAGCCAATAAGTCATGAACAAGTCTCCCATTGGTGTCCGACATATTCAGAATACAAGTGCATCCTAAGAGAATGGAAAATTTATATCCTGTTTGGTTAGTTAGACTAACAAATAAACCTGGTTAAAATATACATGGACCTTTTTGTTTCCAAttctatgatttaaaaaaatacacaaaaatttgCATTTACCTATGTGTTCTGTATGGATTCATCTGGTTGTGGGATGTTACTAATATAAAGTACAAGATGCTAATTACAGGAATGTGGGGTTTAGTCTATGCAAGTCCTATGGAAAAGATATGC
The sequence above is a segment of the Bufo bufo chromosome 4, aBufBuf1.1, whole genome shotgun sequence genome. Coding sequences within it:
- the GJA10 gene encoding gap junction alpha-10 protein, with the protein product MGDWNLLGSILEEVHIHSTIVGKIWLTILFIFRMLVLGVAAEDVWDDEQEEFICNTEQPGCRNVCYDQAFPISLIRYWVLQIIFVSSPSLVYMGHALYRLRALEKERQRKKAQLRAELEQLEAVIDEQRRLEKELRKLEEQKKVNKAPLRGSLLRTYVLHILTRSVVEVGFMVGQYFLYGFDVNPLYKCSRFPCPNIVDCFVSRPTEKTIFMVFMHSIAAVSLFLNILEIFHLGIKKIRQGLYGKHMADVTEDEISICKSKKNSAQPVCILSNSSPNKIIPLSSGGYKLITDQQMDSVGLPAYLPPAPGFKEVQIIRDQNQFSDVMATEKHRRSVDQFTTDQHSGQLNMNCKQESHYVERQRMGNHTDQYHVQSLSRNPLDQHIGECREEPYNSSLQKRNLSSSSEDSNKKSKRNSCLGSKSCLKSHQSLDQAKQSKVHPLRSCLHSSHMELPSAIRKYSRVSSCKDFAEDRSDSADSGHRKVSSTSRGFSESRLASDPDSSDSRNGSGSESRRREESTSVTPPPPSGRRMSMANTEAHSPRLVLPYAKMVSRPKKELTLAVK